A genome region from Manihot esculenta cultivar AM560-2 chromosome 5, M.esculenta_v8, whole genome shotgun sequence includes the following:
- the LOC110614930 gene encoding kinesin-like protein NACK1, with product MTVRTPGTPASKIDRTPALTPGGLKAKEEKIVVTVRLRPLNKKEQLAKDQVAWECLDDKTIVFKPPTQERTAQQTPFSFDRVFGPTCLTENVYEEGVKNVALSALMGINATIFAYGQTSSGKTYTMRGITEKAVNDIYKHIMNTPERDFTIKISGLEIYNENVRDLLNSESGRNLKLLDDPEKGTMVEKLIEETASNDQHLRHLISICEAQRQVGETALNDTSSRSHQIIRLTIQSTLRENSDCVRSFVASLNFVDLAGSERASQTHADGARLREGCHINLSLMTLTTVIRKLSVGKRSGHIPYRDSKLTRILQHSLGGNARTAIICTLSPALSHVEQSRNTLFFATRAKEVTNNAHVNMVVSDKQLVKHLQKEVARLEAELRTPDVSKEKDMKIQQMEMEIEELRRQRDLAQSQVDELRKKIQEDQNASLSTSESPRPSVKKCLSYSDALLPKLDSKELSGCDRTRKNLLRQSMRQSSTAPFTLMHEIRKLEHLQEQLGEEANRALEVLQKEVACHRLGNQDAAETIAKLQAEIREMQSIQPVPKEVEIGCVVAPNRSVSANLKEEITRLHSQGSTIANLEEQLENVQKSIDKLVMSLPSNNTQSNCEATSKAKNQPKRKKILPLASSNGANRQNFIRSPCSPLSTSQQILENDIENKAPGNEDVISPEPPQPQPEKETPTKSEECGDVSSKEGSGYRRSSSVNMKKMQKMFQNAAEENVRSIRAYVTELKERVAKLQYQKQLLVCQVLELEANEAAGYNIEDEENINEPETQVSWQVTFKDQRQLILELWDMCYVSIIHRTQFYLLFKGDPADQIYMEVELRRLTWLQQHLTEIGNASPARFGDEPTISLSSSIRALKREREFLAKRLTSRLTVEERDALYMKWDVPLVGKQRKLQFVNKLWTNPHDASHVQESAEIVAKLVGFCEGGNMSKEMFELNFASPMDKRPWMMGWNPISNLLHL from the exons ATGACAGTCAGAACCCCAGGAACACCAGCTTCTAAGATTGATAGGACACCAGCATTGACTCCTGGAGGTCTTAAAGCAAAGGAAGAGAAGATTGTGGTTACTGTCCGATTAAGACCTCTAAACAAAAAAGAGCAATTAGCTAAAGACCAAGTAGCATGGGAATGTCTTGATGATAAAACCATTGTATTTAAGCCACCAACTCAGGAACGTACAGCTCAACAAACCCCTTTCAGTTTTG ACAGAGTTTTTGGTCCCACTTGTTTAACCGAAAATGTATATGAGGAAGGAGTAAAGAATGTTGCTTTGTCTGCTTTGATGGGCATAAATG CAACCATATTTGCATATGGACAAACTAGCAGTGGGAAGACATATACGATGAGAGGAATAACTGAGAAAGCTGTTAATGACATCTATAAGCATATAATGAAC ACCCCAGAGAGAGATTTTACAATTAAGATTTCTGGACTAGAGATTTATAATGAAAATGTCAGGGACCTACTGAATTCAGAATCTGGTAGGAATCTCAAGCTTCTAGATGACCCAGAG AAAGGTACCATGGTTGAGAAGTTGATAGAAGAAACAGCAAGTAATGACCAGCACTTACGGCATCTGATCAGTATTTGTGAAG CCCAAAGACAAGTTGGTGAAACTGCCCTTAATGATACTAGCTCACGGTCACACCAAATTATAAGGCTG ACTATACAGAGTACTCTCCGGGAAAATTCAGATTGTGTGAGATCTTTCGTCGCAAGCCTT AATTTCGTAGACCTAGCTGGAAGTGAAAGAGCCTCACAGACACATGCAGATGGTGCCAGGCTCAGGGAAGGCTGCCATATCAATCTTAGTTTGATGACCCTGACAACTGTGATACGGAAGCTCAG TGTCGGGAAAAGAAGTGGTCATATACCCTACCGCGACTCAAAGCTTACTCGCATATTGCAACATTCACTTGGTGGGAATGCACGTACTGCCATCATATGTACTTTAAGTCCAGCACTCAGCCACGTTGAACAATCTCGAAACACTCTCTTCTTTGCCACACGAGCAAAGGAAGTTACCAACAATGCGCATGTCAACATG GTTGTTTCAGATAAGCAGCTGGTGAAACATCTGCAGAAGGAAGTGGCCAGGCTGGAAGCAGAGCTGCGCACTCCTGATGTTTCAAAGGAGAAAGACATGAAAATCCAACAG ATGGAGATGGAAATTGAAGAACTAAGACGCCAGAGAGATCTTGCACAATCTCAAGTGGATGAGCTACGCAAAAAAATTCAAGAGGACCAaaat GCCTCATTAAGCACATCGGAATCACCGCGTCCATCAGTGAAAAAGTGTCTCTCTTATTCTGATGCATTGTTGCCGAAACTTGACAGCAAGGAGTTAAGCGGCTGTGATAGAACAAGAAAAAATTTGTTAAGGCAGTCTATGAGACAATCATCAACTGCACCTTTCACTCTGATGCATGAAATTCGCAAACTAGAACATCTTCAGGAGCAACTTGGAGAAGAAGCTAATCGAGCTCTAGAAGTATTACAGAAGGAGGTCGCTTGTCATAGACTAGGTAACCAAGATGCAGCTGAGACGATTGCTAAACTGCAAGCAGAAATAAGAGAGATGCAATCCATACAACCAGTACCTAAGGAAGTAGAAATTGGCTGTGTTGTAGCTCCTAATAGAAGTGTCAGTGCCAACCTCAAGGAAGAGATAACAAGACTTCATTCACAGGGAAGCACTATTGCAAATCTTGAAGAGCAATTGGAAAATGTTCAGAAGTCTATAGATAAGTTAGTAATGTCTCTTCCGAGCAATAATACACAGTCAAACTGTGAAGCAACTTCCAAAGCTAAGAACCAACCAAAGAGGAAAAAGATACTTCCTTTGGCATCAAGTAATGGTGCCAACAGGCAAAACTTTATAAGGTCTCCTTGCTCACCACTATCAACTTCTCAGCAAATTTTGGAAAATGACATTGAAAATAAAGCGCCAGGGAATGAAGACGTTATATCCCCTGAGCCTCCTCAGCCTCAGCCTGAGAAAGAGACTCCTACAAAGAGCGAAGAATGTGGAGATGTCTCATCAAAGGAAGGCAGTGGATATCGACGTTCTAGTTCAGTTAATATGAAGAAAATGCAGAAGATGTTTCAGAATGCAGCAGAAGAAAATGTAAGAAGCATAAGAGCATATGTGACAGAACTGAAGGAACGTGTTGCCAAACTGCAATACCAAAAGCAGTTGCTTGTTTGCCAG GTTCTTGAGCTGGAAGCAAACGAAGCAGCTGGATATAATATTGAGGATGAGGAGAACATAAATGAACCAGAAACTCAAGTTTCCTGGCAAGTAACTTTTAAGGATCAAAGGCAGCTGATCCTTGAATTATGGGATATGTGTTATGTATCCATCATACACAGGACACAGTTTTATTTGTTATTCAAGGGGGATCCTGCTGATCAAATATACATGGAAGTTGAGCTCAGGCGCTTGACTTGGTTGCAGCAGCATTTGACAGAAATTGGCAATGCAAGCCCAGCTCGATTTGGAGATGAGCCTACAATTTCTCTGTCATCAAG TATTAGAGCACTGAAACGTGAAAGGGAGTTCCTAGCAAAGAGGCTGACCTCACGTTTAACTGTGGAAGAAAGAGATGCATTGTACATGAAATGGGATGTTCCACTTGTGGGGAAGCAGAGGAAGTTGCAATTTGTGAACAAATTGTGGACAAATCCCCATGATGCAAGCCATGTACAGGAAAGTGCAGAGATAGTAGCAAAGCTTGTTGGTTTCTGCGAAGGTGGAAACATGTCAAAGGAGATGTTTGAGCTCAATTTTGCGTCACCAATGGACAAGAGACCATGGATGATGGGATGGAACCCAATTTCAAACCTCTTACATTTGTGA